One window from the genome of Rariglobus hedericola encodes:
- the fmt gene encoding methionyl-tRNA formyltransferase, with translation MLNIVFLGSDPIALPLLDWLAGEGSAVARVIAVFTQPDRPVGRGQKITANGIKTWALARGLPVYQPEKITEDVRAQLVSLNADVSLVMAYGHILKQDFIDTPRLGTLNLHASLLPKYRGASPIQTSIANSEKETGVSLMRIVRQLDAGPVADLERVAIAPRDTALDIELKLSAACVPLLVRTLPKLASGELIFVEQEHAAATFCRRMVKDDGALDFNVPATVLAARINGLFPWPACSVEVSGQPVKIGLADVPRAEAICNLISDKPAGTVLGADGEGLLVATGNGVLRCLRLQKPGGKMLGAPEFLRGSPIAAGTVLPSVALPPLVAATPFPYKKTVQG, from the coding sequence ATGTTGAATATCGTTTTCCTCGGCTCCGATCCCATCGCCCTGCCGCTGCTCGACTGGCTGGCGGGCGAGGGAAGTGCCGTCGCCCGGGTCATCGCGGTGTTCACGCAGCCGGATCGCCCGGTCGGTCGTGGACAAAAAATCACGGCCAACGGCATCAAGACTTGGGCATTGGCGCGCGGGTTGCCTGTTTACCAACCGGAGAAAATCACTGAGGACGTCCGGGCACAGCTCGTTTCGCTGAATGCCGATGTGTCCCTAGTCATGGCTTACGGGCACATCCTGAAGCAGGACTTCATCGACACGCCGCGCCTCGGCACGTTGAACCTGCACGCATCGCTGCTCCCGAAATATCGCGGCGCTTCACCGATCCAGACCTCCATTGCCAATAGTGAGAAGGAGACCGGGGTTTCGCTGATGCGTATCGTGCGCCAGCTCGATGCCGGCCCGGTGGCCGACCTCGAGCGCGTGGCGATCGCACCGCGCGACACCGCTCTCGATATTGAGTTAAAACTGTCCGCCGCCTGCGTGCCTCTGCTCGTGCGCACCCTGCCGAAGCTCGCCTCCGGAGAGTTAATATTCGTCGAACAGGAGCACGCTGCCGCCACCTTTTGCCGGCGCATGGTGAAGGATGACGGCGCACTCGATTTTAACGTCCCTGCCACCGTGCTGGCCGCGCGCATCAACGGTCTTTTTCCCTGGCCGGCCTGCAGCGTCGAAGTCTCCGGCCAACCCGTTAAAATCGGCCTCGCTGACGTGCCCCGTGCCGAGGCCATTTGTAACTTAATAAGTGACAAACCGGCTGGCACGGTGCTGGGCGCGGATGGGGAAGGGTTGCTCGTGGCGACGGGGAACGGCGTGTTGCGGTGCCTGCGTTTGCAGAAGCCGGGTGGTAAGATGCTCGGCGCTCCGGAGTTCCTGCGCGGTTCACCGATTGCGGCCGGCACGGTGCTTCCATCCGTCGCACTGCCGCCGTTGGTTGCCGCGACCCCGTTTCCGTATAAAAAAACCGTGCAAGGCTAG